The Alosa alosa isolate M-15738 ecotype Scorff River chromosome 9, AALO_Geno_1.1, whole genome shotgun sequence genome includes a region encoding these proteins:
- the LOC125301154 gene encoding LOW QUALITY PROTEIN: MAU2 chromatid cohesion factor homolog (The sequence of the model RefSeq protein was modified relative to this genomic sequence to represent the inferred CDS: inserted 1 base in 1 codon), giving the protein MATGGGESPEPWYLALLGFAEHFRTSSPPKIRLCVHCLQAVFQFKPPARIEARTHLQLGSVLYHHTKNTELARSHLEKAWYISQPVAQFEDVKFEAASLLSELYCQQNLVDSAKPLLRKAIQISQQTPYWHCRLLFQLAQLHTLEKDLVSACDLLGVGAEYARVVGSEYTRALFLLSKGMLLLMERKLQEVHPLLTLCGQIVENWQGNPIQKESLRVFFLVLQVTHYLDAGQVKSVKPCLKQLQQCIQTISTLHDDEILPSNPADLFHWLPKEHMCVLVYLVTVMHSMQAGYLEKAQKYTDKALMQLEKLKMLDSSPILSSFQVILLEHIIMCRLVTGHKATALQEISQVCQLCQQXPRLFSNHAAQLHTLLGLYCISVNCMDNAEAQFSAALRLTTHQELWTFIVTNLASVYIREGNRHQELYSLLERINPDHNFPVSSHCLRAAAFYIRGLLSFFQGRYNEAKRFLRETLKMSNAEDLNRLTACSLVLLGHIFYVLGNHRESNNMVVPAMQLASKIPDMSVQLWSSALLKDLNKACGNTIDAHEAAQMHQNFSQQLLQDHIAACSLPEHNLISWTDGPPPVQFQAQNGPTTSLASLL; this is encoded by the exons ATGGCGACTGGTGGTGGCGAATCCCCGGAACCGTGGTATCTCGCACTTCTCGGTTTTGCTGAGCATTTCCGTACATCAAGTCCTCCAAAAATAAGACTTTGTGTACACTGTCTACAAGCCGTTTTCCAATTTAAACCCCCTGCAAGGATTGAAGCAAGAACACATCTTCAGCTCGGTTCCGTTCTCTACCATCATACGAAGAACACTGAGCTTGCTCGGAGTCACCTGGAGAAAGCG TGGTACATATCTCAACCA GTTGCACAATTTGAAGATGTCAAATTTGAAGCTGCAAGTCTTCTCTCAGAACTGTACTGCCAACAG AATCTGGTGGATTCTGCGAAGCCCCTCCTGCGAAAAGCCATCCAGATCTCACAGCAGACACCATACTGGCACTGCCGTTTGCTGTTTCAACTGGCC CAACTCCACACATTGGAGAAAGACCTTGTGTCAGCATGCGACCTACTGGGTGTTGGTGCAGAATATGCACGAGTGGTTGGATCAGAATACACCAG AGCCCTCTTTCTGCTGAGCAAAGGAATG CTCTTGCTGATGGAGCGCAAGCTGCAGGAGGTGCACCCTCTGCTCACGCTGTGTGGGCAGATCGTAGAGAACTGGCAGGGAAACCCCATACAGAAGGAGTCGCTGCGCGTGTTTTTCCTGGTGCTGCAAGTCACACATTACCTAGATGCCGGACAG GTGAAGAGTGTGAAGCCATGCCTGAAACAGCTGCAGCAGTGTATTCAGACCATCTCTACACTTCACGATGATGAGATCCTACCCAGCAACCCTGCTGACCTTTTCCACTGGTTGCCCAAggagcacatgtgtgtgctggTCTACCTG GTTACAGTCATGCATTCCATGCAGGCTGGGTATCTGGAGAAAgcacagaaatacacagacaAAGCCCTCATGCAGCTGGAGAAACTGAAGA TGCTTGATTCCagccccatcctctcctccttccaagTGATACTCTTGGAACACATCATCATGTGTCGACTGGTCACTGGACACAAAGCAACGGCACTCCAAGAG ATCTCCCAGGTTTGCCAGCTATGCCAAC TCCCACGGTTATTTTCCAACCATGCCGCCCAGCTTCACACTCTACTT GGTCTGTACTGCATCTCTGTGAATTGCATGGACAATGCTGAGGCCCAGTTCAGTGCTGCTCTTCGG CTCACCACCCACCAGGAGCTGTGGACTTTCATTGTGACTAATTTGGCCAGTGTCTATATCCGGGAGGGGAACAGGCACCAGGAG CTCTACAGTCTCCTGGAAAGGATCAATCCAGACCACAACTTTCCTGTGAG CTCGCACTGTCTTCGAGCTGCCGCCTTTTACATTCGAGGCCTCCTGTCCTTCTTCCAAGGGCGTTACAATGAAGCCAA GCGGTTCCTGCGGGAGACTTTGAAGATGTCAAATGCGGAGGACCTAAACAGATTGACTGCATGTTCCCTGGTACTGCTGGGCCATATATTTTATGTACTTGGAAACCATCGG GAAAGCAACAATATGGTGGTGCCAGCCATGCAGTTGGCGAGTAAGATCCCAGACATGTCTGTTCAGCTGTGGTCTTCAGCGCTTCTCAAAG ATTTGAACAAGGCTTGTGGAAACACGATAGATGCACACGAGGCTGCTCAGATGCACCAGAACTTTTCACAGCAGCTGCTGCAAGACCACATTGCTGCCTGCAGCCTCCCTGAGCACAACCTCATCAGT TGGACTGATGGACCACCTCCTGTGCAGTTCCAAGCCCAGAATGGACCCACCACCAGCCTTGCCAG